A window of Pomacea canaliculata isolate SZHN2017 linkage group LG3, ASM307304v1, whole genome shotgun sequence contains these coding sequences:
- the LOC112558485 gene encoding xanthine dehydrogenase-like: MPKTESDVPSVQCPACGARHVPVSGQLNNGVYAGTCLNCGFSFKFRAHLPTSSTVTLIINGVQNTVGNEYDPATSLNEYLRSTGISRGTKQMCIEGGCGVCLVTVSFYEPGSTSKQVYTVNSCLVQLYMCDGWEVTTIEGLGNPQTGLHPIQQRLAEYNGVQCGFCSPSQVMNMYGLLQKNPTPTMQEVEDEYDVTICRCTGYRPILDAMKSFASDAPPSLPGGMIDIEDLNPNKICKTTGQKCTGRCDSKGNQKMKCASSVASGVKPLHIVGQTAQWFKPTALVDLYSLLSQYRSANYRLVFGNSGFGVYKEIGPWMYDVLIDIRGIQDLYRMSSSPIILGGNLSLRKLQNFFEGGDQVSSNSYFPVFANHLKKVATTTVKNLACWAGNLMLKHKHPEFVSDVFTLLETVGARLQIGDGNGSSSQYNLSDFLNLNMNGKVIEAAYLPSYTDDNNYIRTYRTSQRLQNSHGYVTAGFNLKLDRSKNYTVLEKPSLIFQGINASLNHAEITEGFLFGKQLGDPQVLKDVFTSLSKELVPSSDPILASPNYRKNLALAFFYRYVLDVCGDQVMERFKSGSTPLLRPVSSATQTFDTRKEEWPLDEPMPAIDATYKVSGMTRYLDDIPLEQGELFAAFVLSTQGNARVSSMDPSDALAMSGVYKFIQASDIPVGGKNNFAVYAGTPEEILCSGQVMYAGQPLAIIVADDPLTATTAASMVKVTYTDVQLPLIDIYAAIQKKSFFPNGPSPLVVGDPDMAIAQSARRVVGSVQVGEQYHYYMETQACRCVPSDDGGILVQPSSQWIDQTAAGVSAVLNIPQNAVTVEVKHLGGAFGGKISRNFLVSGACALAAHIMKRAVRMRLDMQSNMHAIGRRNVYVANYEVGFTDEGKLNGIIIDIYDDMGWNNNDSGGFGLEGWLDNVYSCENWRMTSIDVKTNKPAMTSCRAPGTVSLSCALLSMNVWT, from the exons ATGCCCAAAACAGAATCTGACGTCCCCAGTGTCCAGTGTCCAGCTTGTGGGGCCAG ACATGTCCCAGTATCTGGACAGCTGAATAATGGTGTATATGCTGGTACCTGCTTAAACTGTGGCTTTTCCTTTAAGTTTCGAGCCCATTTGCCCACTAGCAGCACTGTGACACTCATCATCAATGGAGTACAAAATACAG TGGGAAATGAATACGACCCAGCCACCTCCCTCAATGAGTATCTCAGGTCAACAGGTATATCTCGTGGTACAAAACAGATGTGCATTGAGGGAGGCTGTGGTGTCTGTCTGGTCACTGTGTCATTTTATGAACCTGGCAGTACCAGTAAGCAAGTTTATACAGTCAACTCA TGCCTGGTGCAACTGTACATGTGTGATGGATGGGAAGTAACCACCATCGAAGGCCTTGGCAATCCTCAGACAGGACTGCACCCCATACAACAGCGTCTTGCAGAGTACAATGGAGTACAGTGTGGCTTCTGTAGCCCTTCCCAGGTTATGAACATGTATGG CCTTCTTCAGAAGAACCCCACTCCCACAATGCAAGAAGTGGAAGATGAATATGATGTTACAATTTGCCGCTGCACAG GATACAGACCAATCCTAGATGCCATGAAATCTTTTGCATCAGATGCACCTCCATCTCTGCCCGGTGGCATGATTGATATAGAG GATTTGAATCCTAACAAAATATGTAAGACGACAGGCCAGAAATGCACTGGCCGTTGTGATTCAAAGGGAAATCAAAAAATGAAGTGTGCAAGCAGTGTTGCATCAGGAGTAAAGCCACTTCACATTGTGGGTCAGACAGCTCAGTGGTTTAAACCTACAGCACTGGTGGATCTTTACTCGCTTCTTAGCCAGTACCGTTCAGCAAACTACCGCCTAGTGTTTGGCAACTCTGGGTTTG GTGTGTATAAAGAAATTGGACCATGGATGTATGATGTCCTGATTGATATTCGGGGCATACAGGACCTATATCGCATGAGT tCCTCTCCCATCATTCTGGGAGGAAATCTGAGTCTCCGAAAGCTGCAGAACTTTTTTGAAGGAGGTGACCAAGTTTCTTCCAACTCGTATTTTCCTGTCTTTGCAAACCACCTGAAGAAAGTGGCCACAACTACTGTTAAAAAT CTGGCCTGTTGGGCAGGCAACTTGAtgctgaaacacaaacatcctGAATTTGTGTCAGATGTCTTTACCTTGCTGGAGACTGTCGGTGCCAGGCTTCAGATTG GTGATGGAAATGGGAGTAGCAGTCAGTACAACTTAAGTGACTTCCTCAACCTTAACATGAATGGCAAGGTCATTGAGGCAGCTTACCTTCCTTCCTACACAGATGACAATAACTACATCAGAACCTATCGCACCTCACAACGTCTGCAG aacAGTCATGGGTATGTCACAGCTGGTTTTAACCTGAAATTGGACAGAAGCAAGAATTATACAGTTTTAGAGAAACCATCACTCATTTTCCAGGGAATCAATGCCTCACTG AATCATGCTGAGATCACCGAAGGATTTCTCTTTGGAAAACAGCTTGGTGACCCTCAGGTTCTCAAAG atgtcTTTACTTCACTGAGCAAAGAGCTTGTACCATCTTCTGACCCAATACTTGCTTCTCCAAATTATCGCAAGAACCTGGCACTAGCTTTCTTTTACAGG TATGTCCTTGATGTGTGTGGAGACCAAGTCATGGAGAGATTTAAGAGTGGTAGCACGCCTTTATTGCGACCTGTTTCATCAGCAACTCAGACATTTGATACACGCAAAGAGGAGTGGCCTTTAGATGAACCCATGCCGGCAATTGATGCCACTTACAAG GTATCAGGGATGACTCGATACTTAGATGACATCCCATTGGAGCAAGGAGAGCTATTTGCAGCATTTGTTTTGAGCACCCAAGGGAATGCTCGAGTTTCCTCTATGGATCCATCTGATGCTCTA GCTATGTCTGGTGTTTACAAGTTCATTCAAGCTTCTGACATCCCAGTAGGTGGGAAGAACAATTTTGCTGTGTATGCAGGAACACCAGAAGAG ATTTTGTGCAGTGGTCAGGTGATGTATGCTGGACAACCTCTTGCTATCATTGTGGCAG atGACCCTCTAACAGCAACTACAGCAGCTTCAATGGTCAAAGTAACATACACAGATGTACAGCTACCTCTGATTGACATTTATGCTGCAATACAGAAAAAGTCATTTTTTCCAAATGGTCCTTCTCCTTTGGTAGTTGGTGATCCAGACA TGGCTATTGCTCAGTCTGCACGGCGTGTGGTGGGGTCAGTGCAGGTTGGTGAACAATATCATTACTACATGGAGACACAAGCATGTAGGTGTGTTCCCAGTGATGATGGTGGAATACTTGTTCAGCCATCCTCACAGTGGATTGACCAGACTGCTGCAGGTGTCTCCGCTGTCTTGAACATCCCACAAAATGC GGTGACTGTTGAAGTCAAACATCTTGGAGGAGCATTTGGAGGCAAAATTTCACGTAACTTTCTTGTTTCTGGAGCATGTGCGCTAGCAGCACATATAATGAAAAG gGCAGTTCGCATGCGACTGGACATGCAAAGCAATATGCATGCTATTGGCAGACGAAATGTGTATGTGGCAAATTATGAG GTTGGTTTTACAGATGAAGGCAAACTGAATGGCATTATAATTGATATCTATGATGACATGGGCTGGAACAACAATGACTCTGGAGGTTTTGGACTGGAGGGCTGGCTAGACAATG TTTACTCCTGTGAGAACTGGAGAATGACTAGTATAGATGTTAAGACAAACAAGCCAGCAATGACATCATGCAGAGCGCCAGGTACTGTAAGCCTTAGTTGTGCTCTACTTAGCATGAATGTATGGACATGA
- the LOC112558489 gene encoding xanthine dehydrogenase-like, with protein MVLNYCNIANIVAELEISADLANRQLQVSEFNQANRWKKQAISLVPTRFGIGWGGGNYSVLITIYHTDGTIAIDHGGIEMGQGLNTKTAQVCAYELGVPMSLIRIKKQSSTSNANTAITGGSIGSELNCMGVIQCCQILKSRMDPVRKTMDNPTWQQLVSQCFQKGIDLTAHAYTNPYQQYDFNYNVYAAAVTEVELDVLTGQTQINRVDMLYDCGESLSPELDIGQIEGGFMMGLGYHLTEKIKYSPDTGVLLTDGTWEYKPPLPKDLPIDFRIALLKNAPNPLGVLRSKATGEPPLMMSSSAVFAIRQAVEAARAEIGQYSYVPLSSPALVENVQTACLLDPTYFTFGP; from the exons ATGGTGCTCAACTACTGCAACATTGCCAACATTGTAGCAGAACTAGAGATCTCAGCTGACCTAGCCAACAGACAGTTGCAGGTTTCAGAATTCAATCAG GCAAACAGGTGGAAGAAACAAGCCATTTCTTTGGTGCCAACACGATTTGGCATAGGTTGGGGGGGTGGCAATTACAGCGTCTTGATTACCATTTATCATACGGATGGGACCATTGCCATTGACCATGGTGGCATTGAGATGGGACAAGGGTTGAACACCAAG ACTGCCCAAGTGTGTGCTTATGAACTGGGGGTGCCCATGTCACTAATCCGAATCAAAAAGCAGTCTTCCACATCCAATGCAAACACAGCTATCACTGGTGGCTCCATTGGCAGTGAATTAAACTGCAtg GGTGTAATTCAGTGCTGCCAGATACTGAAGTCACGAATGGATCCTGTGCGCAAGACAATGGACAACCCCACATGGCAGCAACTTGTGTCACAGTGTTTCCAAAAGGGCATTGATCTCACTGCACATGCCTA TACAAACCCCTACCAGCAGTATGACTTCAACTACAATGTGTACGCTGCTGCAGTGACTGAAGTGGAGCTGGATGTGCTGACTGGGCAGACTCAGATCAACCGAGTAGATATGCTGTATGACTGTGGCGAAAG CCTGAGCCCAGAGCTAGACATTGGCCAAATAGAAGGAGGCTTCATGATGGGGCTTGGCTATCATctgacagagaaaataaaatacagccCAGACACTGGAGTCCTTTTAACTGACGGGACCTGG GAGTACAAGCCGCCATTGCCTAAAGACCTTCCCATAGACTTTCGTATTGCTTTGCTGAAAAATGCCCCAAATCCACTTGGTGTCCTTCGCTCCAAAG CAACAGGTGAGCCTCCTTTAATGATGTCAAGCTCTGCAGTGTTTGCCATAAGACAAGCTGTGGAAGCAGCTCGTGCTGAGATTGGACAGTATTCCTATGTCCCCCTTA GTTCTCCAGCTTTGGTTGAGAATGTTCAGACTGCCTGCTTGTTGGATCCCACTTACTTCACATTTGGCCCGTGA